The Sphingomonas sp. KR3-1 genome has a window encoding:
- a CDS encoding glycosyltransferase has protein sequence MLRVLILSTLFPDASRPNFGIFVERQTRSLVERGDVEVRIVAPRGLPPGPLARLPRYAALAALPEREDWHGLTVHRPRFVNLPGTGGRFHARAMVAALTPLLAEIRKDFAFDVISAEFFFPDGPAAVALGRRFGVPVSIKARGSDIHDWGRRPATSAQVIAAGQAANGVLAVSEAMRQDMITMGIPGDKIETITTGVDLTRFAPRDRAAAKAALGVAGPLIVSLGALIPLKGHDIVIDAVATLPGVQLWIAGEGGDRKRLEAQIARLGLGDRVKLLGSVPPDRVAAALAAADAMALASEREGLANAWLEALASGTPVVIPDVGGARQVVTAPAAGRIVARTPAAFAAALGEIISDAPAAAAARAVAEPFTWAANSASLQGFLSRLVRP, from the coding sequence ATGCTCCGCGTGCTCATCCTCTCGACGCTGTTCCCAGATGCGTCGCGCCCCAATTTCGGCATCTTCGTCGAGCGCCAGACGCGCTCGCTGGTCGAGCGGGGGGATGTCGAGGTCCGCATCGTCGCGCCGCGCGGCCTGCCGCCCGGCCCGCTTGCCCGCCTGCCCCGCTACGCCGCCCTTGCCGCGCTGCCGGAGCGCGAGGACTGGCACGGCCTCACCGTCCACCGGCCGCGCTTCGTCAACCTTCCCGGCACCGGCGGGCGCTTCCATGCCCGAGCCATGGTCGCGGCGCTCACCCCGCTGCTCGCCGAGATCCGCAAGGACTTCGCCTTCGACGTGATCTCCGCCGAGTTCTTCTTCCCCGACGGCCCCGCCGCCGTGGCGCTCGGCAGGCGCTTCGGCGTGCCGGTGTCGATCAAGGCGCGGGGGTCCGACATCCACGACTGGGGCCGCCGCCCCGCCACCTCCGCCCAGGTCATCGCCGCCGGCCAGGCCGCGAACGGCGTGCTCGCGGTCAGCGAGGCGATGCGCCAGGACATGATCACCATGGGCATTCCCGGCGACAAGATCGAGACGATCACCACTGGCGTCGACCTCACCCGCTTCGCCCCGCGCGACCGCGCCGCCGCCAAGGCCGCGCTCGGCGTGGCCGGCCCGCTGATCGTCTCGCTCGGCGCGCTGATCCCGCTCAAGGGGCATGACATCGTCATCGACGCCGTCGCCACGCTCCCCGGCGTGCAGCTGTGGATTGCCGGCGAGGGCGGCGACCGCAAACGGCTTGAGGCGCAGATCGCCCGGCTGGGGCTGGGCGACCGCGTGAAACTGCTCGGCTCGGTTCCGCCCGACCGCGTCGCCGCCGCGCTCGCCGCCGCCGATGCGATGGCGCTCGCCTCGGAGCGCGAGGGCCTCGCCAATGCCTGGCTCGAAGCGCTGGCGAGCGGCACCCCCGTGGTCATCCCCGATGTCGGCGGCGCCCGCCAGGTGGTCACCGCTCCCGCCGCCGGCCGGATCGTCGCGCGCACCCCCGCCGCCTTTGCCGCGGCGCTGGGCGAGATCATCAGCGATGCGCCTGCCGCGGCGGCCGCCCGCGCCGTCGCCGAGCCCTTCACCTGGGCCGCGAACAGCGCCAGCCTCCAAGGCTTCCTCTCCCGCCTCGTCCGTCCCTGA
- a CDS encoding cold-shock protein: protein MNYTGTVKFFDATKGFGFITPDGGNQDHFVHISAVERSGLGSLDQNQRVNYELENDKRGRPSASNLSPAE, encoded by the coding sequence ATGAACTACACCGGCACCGTCAAGTTCTTCGACGCCACCAAGGGCTTCGGCTTCATCACGCCCGACGGCGGCAACCAGGACCATTTCGTCCATATCTCTGCCGTCGAGCGCTCGGGCCTCGGCTCGCTCGATCAGAACCAGCGCGTGAACTACGAGCTGGAGAACGACAAGCGCGGCCGTCCCTCGGCGTCGAACCTCTCGCCCGCCGAATAA
- the secD gene encoding protein translocase subunit SecD: MLDFPRWRITTILVGIAIMIALSVPSFFPKSARDHWPSWVPKPAINLGLDLAGGSFLLFEANTDDVRQAKLTQMQEQVKVEMRKDPKVDIGDISIQGGKVSFMVRDPSKVDAAREKLLAITGSGVGTTGQRQWDVAVVNSSQFVLTPTEAGLNEAIDTAMGDARQVIETRINALGTVEPTVIREGTNRIVVQVPGLQDPKALKDLVGKTAKLEFRLVDTGADPNAVQRGEAPAGDVIMPYQAGGKVAVQRQVMIDGGMLVDAKQSYDQQSGAPGVTLQLNGAGAKRFAKVTQENTGKPFAIIIDGVVISAPNINEPILGGSAVINGGFTVDSANQLAIALRSGKLPVDLKVVQESTVSPELGADSIRAGITASIIAVVAVIAFMILTYGRFGIYATLAVIINVLVILAVMGLLNATLTLPGIAGFVLTIGTAVDANVLINERIREERRRGRSVTQSIELGYKEASRTIFEANVTHAIAGVIMMILGSGPVRGFAVVLIIGIATSVFTAVVFTRMLVSIWLRRNRPTEIHI, translated from the coding sequence ATGCTCGACTTTCCCCGCTGGAGGATCACGACGATCCTCGTCGGCATCGCGATCATGATCGCGCTGTCGGTGCCGAGCTTCTTCCCCAAGAGCGCGCGCGACCATTGGCCGAGCTGGGTGCCCAAGCCCGCGATCAACCTCGGCCTCGACCTGGCCGGCGGCAGCTTCCTGCTGTTCGAGGCGAACACGGATGATGTGCGCCAGGCCAAGCTCACGCAGATGCAGGAGCAGGTCAAAGTCGAGATGCGCAAGGACCCGAAGGTCGATATCGGCGATATCTCGATCCAGGGCGGCAAGGTCAGCTTCATGGTCCGCGACCCGTCCAAGGTGGACGCGGCGCGCGAGAAGCTGCTGGCGATCACCGGCTCGGGCGTCGGCACCACCGGCCAGCGCCAGTGGGACGTCGCCGTGGTCAATTCCTCGCAGTTCGTGCTGACGCCGACCGAGGCCGGCCTCAACGAGGCGATCGACACCGCGATGGGCGATGCCCGCCAGGTCATCGAGACGCGCATCAACGCGCTCGGCACGGTCGAGCCCACCGTCATCCGCGAAGGCACCAATCGCATCGTCGTGCAGGTCCCCGGCCTGCAGGACCCGAAGGCGCTGAAGGACCTGGTCGGCAAGACCGCCAAGCTAGAGTTCCGCCTGGTCGATACCGGCGCCGATCCGAACGCGGTGCAGCGCGGCGAAGCGCCGGCCGGCGATGTGATCATGCCCTATCAGGCCGGCGGCAAGGTCGCCGTGCAGCGCCAGGTGATGATCGACGGCGGCATGCTGGTCGATGCCAAGCAGAGCTATGACCAGCAGAGCGGCGCGCCCGGCGTGACGCTGCAGCTCAACGGTGCGGGCGCCAAGCGCTTCGCCAAGGTGACGCAGGAAAATACCGGCAAGCCGTTTGCGATCATCATCGACGGCGTGGTCATCTCCGCGCCGAACATCAACGAGCCGATCCTCGGCGGCAGCGCCGTGATCAATGGCGGCTTCACCGTCGACAGCGCCAACCAGCTCGCGATCGCGCTGCGATCGGGCAAGCTGCCGGTGGACCTGAAGGTGGTGCAGGAATCGACGGTGAGCCCGGAGCTCGGCGCCGATTCGATCCGCGCCGGCATCACGGCGTCGATCATCGCGGTCGTGGCAGTGATCGCCTTCATGATCCTCACCTATGGCCGCTTCGGCATCTATGCGACGCTGGCGGTGATCATCAACGTGCTGGTGATCCTGGCGGTGATGGGCCTGCTCAATGCGACGCTGACGCTGCCCGGCATCGCCGGCTTCGTGCTGACGATCGGCACCGCGGTGGACGCCAACGTGCTGATCAACGAACGCATCCGCGAAGAGCGGCGGCGCGGGCGCAGCGTGACCCAGTCGATCGAGCTGGGCTACAAGGAAGCCAGCCGCACGATCTTCGAGGCGAACGTGACGCACGCGATCGCCGGCGTGATCATGATGATCCTGGGCTCCGGCCCGGTGCGCGGCTTCGCGGTCGTGCTGATCATCGGCATCGCTACCTCGGTGTTCACCGCGGTGGTGTTCACCCGCATGCTCGTCTCCATCTGGTTGCGCCGTAATCGGCCGACCGAAATCCACATTTAA
- a CDS encoding glycine zipper 2TM domain-containing protein: MRILILGLAAATSLAGCTDYNSGPRSYGYSSYDYNRPDPSYGGYYADRYYREGGNYREHQLSRNDRVYRGQDGRYYCRRSDGTTGLVVGAAAGGVLGAVIAPGGSELLGALIGAAAGGAVGNSVDKGEMRCR, translated from the coding sequence ATGCGTATCCTGATTCTTGGCCTGGCCGCGGCCACGTCGCTCGCCGGCTGCACCGACTATAACAGCGGCCCGCGCAGCTATGGCTATTCGAGCTACGACTATAACCGCCCCGATCCGTCCTACGGCGGCTATTATGCCGATCGCTATTATCGTGAGGGCGGCAACTACCGCGAGCATCAGCTGAGCCGGAACGACCGGGTCTATCGTGGCCAGGACGGCCGTTACTATTGCCGCCGCTCGGATGGCACCACCGGCCTGGTGGTCGGCGCTGCGGCGGGCGGCGTGCTCGGCGCGGTGATCGCGCCGGGCGGCTCGGAACTGCTCGGCGCGCTGATCGGCGCGGCGGCGGGCGGCGCCGTCGGCAACTCGGTCGACAAGGGCGAGATGCGCTGCCGCTAA
- a CDS encoding DUF3089 domain-containing protein, protein MMILALALAMAAQDTPDYRNPDNWLCRPGRADACAADLSATLVAADGKQLVEPFKAASDPKFDCFYVYPTISLDKTPNSDMVPGPEEKRVAQFQIARFAKNCRVFAPVYRQVTLTALRGIMGGAAVPVDREMAFNDVKAAWDDYLAHDNKGRGVVLVGHSQGSLVLTRLVATAIDGKPAQKQLISAMLIGSSVPVPIGKDVGGVFPTIPLCRSADQAGCVVTYASFRADSPPTKASRFAQGDRPGTEAGCTNPAALGGGKADTHAYLNAGGNMLVESPGDAWSKGGAPVTTPFVSVPGLLSAQCVKQDGFNYLAVTVNADPADPRTDTIAGDVKVGNVILKDWGLHLIDMNLAQGDLVDLTARQYAAWAKR, encoded by the coding sequence ATGATGATTCTCGCGCTCGCGCTGGCGATGGCCGCGCAGGACACGCCGGACTATCGCAACCCCGACAACTGGCTCTGCCGCCCCGGCCGCGCGGATGCGTGTGCGGCGGACCTCTCGGCCACGCTGGTCGCGGCGGACGGCAAGCAACTGGTCGAGCCCTTCAAGGCGGCGAGCGACCCCAAGTTCGACTGCTTCTACGTCTACCCGACCATCTCGCTCGACAAGACGCCCAACAGCGACATGGTGCCCGGGCCGGAAGAAAAGCGCGTAGCCCAGTTCCAGATCGCGCGCTTCGCGAAGAACTGCCGGGTGTTCGCGCCGGTCTATCGCCAGGTGACGCTCACCGCGCTGCGCGGGATCATGGGCGGCGCCGCCGTGCCGGTAGATCGCGAAATGGCGTTCAACGACGTGAAGGCGGCGTGGGACGACTATCTTGCGCACGACAACAAGGGCCGCGGCGTGGTGCTGGTCGGGCACAGCCAGGGCTCGCTGGTGCTCACCCGCCTGGTTGCGACGGCGATCGACGGCAAGCCTGCCCAGAAGCAGCTGATCTCGGCGATGCTGATCGGCAGCTCCGTGCCCGTGCCCATCGGCAAGGATGTCGGCGGCGTGTTCCCGACGATCCCGCTGTGCCGCAGCGCCGACCAGGCCGGCTGCGTCGTCACCTATGCCAGCTTCCGTGCCGACAGCCCGCCGACCAAGGCGAGCCGCTTCGCCCAGGGCGACCGGCCCGGCACCGAGGCAGGATGCACCAACCCGGCGGCGCTGGGCGGGGGCAAGGCGGATACGCACGCCTATCTCAACGCCGGCGGCAACATGCTGGTCGAATCCCCCGGCGACGCCTGGAGCAAGGGCGGCGCGCCGGTGACCACGCCGTTCGTCAGCGTGCCGGGGCTACTGTCGGCGCAGTGCGTCAAGCAGGACGGGTTCAACTATCTCGCGGTCACCGTGAATGCCGATCCCGCCGATCCGCGCACCGACACGATCGCGGGCGACGTGAAGGTGGGCAATGTGATCCTCAAGGACTGGGGGCTGCACCTGATCGACATGAACCTGGCGCAGGGCGACCTGGTCGACCTGACCGCGCGGCAATATGCCGCCTGGGCGAAGCGCTAG
- a CDS encoding TMEM175 family protein, producing MKPKQPHADAPAHGLERMAFFSDAVFAIAITLLVIEIHVPEVAAPYTDMAFLEGLNERIPNFIGFFVSFFAIGAFWASHHRAFDCARHWSTKLYLPNLLLLCAIAAMPFFTAFSAEHFGYRVPTAFYCGWMVVISICNIRIQRILTSPPVVGEHVSEEHRRMIRQRGQSALLGSLTAFVTSLFLPFLGQVMLITIPLWRLVLVRLARAPKQA from the coding sequence ATGAAGCCGAAGCAGCCGCACGCCGACGCACCGGCGCACGGGCTCGAGCGCATGGCGTTCTTCTCGGACGCGGTGTTCGCGATCGCGATCACGCTGCTGGTGATCGAGATCCATGTGCCCGAAGTCGCGGCGCCTTATACCGACATGGCGTTCCTCGAGGGACTGAACGAACGCATCCCCAATTTCATCGGCTTCTTCGTCTCGTTCTTCGCGATCGGCGCCTTCTGGGCGAGCCACCACCGCGCATTCGACTGCGCGCGCCACTGGAGCACGAAGCTCTACCTGCCCAACCTGCTGCTGCTCTGCGCGATCGCGGCGATGCCCTTCTTCACGGCCTTTTCCGCCGAGCATTTCGGCTACCGCGTGCCCACCGCCTTCTACTGCGGCTGGATGGTGGTGATCTCGATCTGCAACATCCGGATCCAGCGCATCCTCACCAGCCCACCGGTGGTGGGCGAGCATGTCTCCGAGGAGCATCGTCGGATGATCCGCCAGCGCGGGCAGTCGGCGCTGCTCGGTTCGCTCACCGCATTCGTGACCAGCCTGTTCCTGCCCTTCCTCGGCCAGGTGATGCTGATCACGATCCCGCTATGGCGCCTGGTGTTGGTCCGCCTCGCCCGCGCGCCGAAACAGGCCTAG
- a CDS encoding OsmC family protein encodes MTTRNATARYEGFGKEGKGHITTQSGVLTDQFYGFNTRFADEPGTNPEELIAAAHAGCFTMAMSFALARAGFSDGTLETSAAVKLEQDGDGFSITRSDLTLKASVPGLAQEQFEALAEGAHANCPVSKLLKAESKLDATLV; translated from the coding sequence ATGACGACCCGTAACGCCACCGCCCGCTACGAAGGCTTCGGCAAGGAAGGCAAGGGGCACATCACCACCCAGTCGGGCGTGCTCACAGACCAGTTCTACGGCTTCAACACCCGTTTCGCCGATGAGCCGGGCACCAACCCCGAGGAACTGATCGCCGCCGCCCATGCCGGCTGCTTCACCATGGCGATGAGCTTCGCTTTGGCCCGTGCCGGGTTCAGCGACGGCACGCTGGAGACCAGCGCGGCGGTCAAGCTCGAGCAGGACGGCGACGGCTTCAGCATCACCCGCTCGGACCTGACGTTGAAGGCCAGCGTCCCCGGCCTGGCCCAGGAGCAGTTTGAGGCGCTCGCCGAGGGCGCCCACGCCAATTGCCCGGTCTCCAAGCTGCTCAAGGCCGAGAGCAAGCTCGACGCGACCTTGGTCTGA
- a CDS encoding glycine zipper 2TM domain-containing protein has protein sequence MRKLILALGALAVAVPAASVVPVAANAAAVAKAGIGSEFAPAQRYRKRYAYREWRGRDGRNYCRKPDGTTGLVVGGVAGALVGRSIDTRGDRTVGTLLGAAAGAVAGREIERSGKKSCR, from the coding sequence ATGCGTAAATTGATTCTGGCGCTCGGCGCGCTCGCCGTCGCCGTGCCGGCCGCGAGCGTGGTTCCGGTTGCCGCCAATGCCGCCGCGGTCGCCAAGGCTGGCATCGGCAGCGAGTTCGCCCCGGCGCAGCGCTACCGCAAGCGCTATGCCTATCGCGAGTGGCGCGGCCGCGACGGCCGCAACTATTGCCGCAAGCCCGACGGCACCACCGGCCTGGTGGTCGGCGGCGTCGCCGGCGCGCTGGTCGGCCGCTCGATCGACACGCGCGGTGACCGTACCGTCGGCACGCTGCTCGGCGCCGCCGCAGGCGCCGTCGCCGGCCGCGAGATCGAGCGCAGCGGCAAGAAGAGCTGCCGCTAA
- the secF gene encoding protein translocase subunit SecF, which produces MRLLKIIPDNTNIGFVRVRHIAFAITMLLTIGAVALVGLHGLNMGVDFVGGVSIEEKFPSPPPLDQVRATVNHLGYGEAALQQLGDKNTVTIRLPVPPSSDPAATNTMVEAVKAALKTKFNAQFTNYSTVSGKVSGELVRNGVLAVVLAIIGIAIFSWFRYEWQFGVSTAVAIIHDVLMALGFFALTQLVFDLNIVAAVLTIIGYSINDKMVIDDRIRENMRKYRKMGMSELIDLSVNETLPRTVMTSLTIMLALASLLLFGGEVLRGFTAAMMLGIVVGTYSSIYVSSSLLISLGLKPGPREEKPNAASGAERVGPREGL; this is translated from the coding sequence ATGCGGCTCCTCAAGATCATCCCGGACAACACGAACATCGGGTTCGTGCGTGTCCGCCACATCGCCTTCGCGATCACGATGCTGCTGACGATCGGCGCCGTCGCGCTGGTCGGCCTGCACGGCCTCAACATGGGCGTCGACTTTGTCGGCGGCGTCTCGATCGAGGAGAAATTCCCCTCGCCGCCGCCGCTCGACCAGGTCCGCGCGACAGTCAACCATCTCGGCTATGGCGAAGCGGCGCTGCAGCAGCTCGGCGACAAGAACACCGTGACCATCCGCCTGCCGGTGCCGCCTTCGAGCGATCCGGCGGCGACCAATACCATGGTCGAGGCGGTGAAGGCCGCGCTGAAGACCAAGTTCAACGCGCAGTTCACCAACTACTCCACCGTCTCGGGCAAGGTCTCGGGCGAGCTGGTGCGCAACGGCGTGCTGGCGGTGGTGCTCGCGATCATCGGCATCGCGATCTTCAGCTGGTTCCGCTACGAGTGGCAGTTCGGCGTGTCTACCGCGGTGGCGATCATCCACGACGTGCTGATGGCGCTCGGCTTCTTCGCGCTGACGCAGCTCGTGTTCGACCTCAACATCGTCGCGGCGGTGCTGACGATCATCGGCTATTCGATCAACGACAAGATGGTGATCGACGACCGTATCCGCGAGAACATGCGCAAATATCGCAAGATGGGCATGAGCGAGCTGATCGACCTCTCGGTGAACGAGACGCTGCCGCGCACCGTGATGACCTCGCTGACGATCATGCTCGCGCTCGCATCGCTGCTGCTCTTCGGCGGCGAGGTGCTGCGCGGCTTCACCGCGGCGATGATGCTCGGCATCGTCGTCGGCACCTATTCGTCGATCTACGTCTCGTCGTCTCTGTTGATCTCGCTGGGCCTGAAGCCGGGCCCGCGGGAGGAGAAGCCGAACGCGGCGAGCGGCGCCGAGCGCGTGGGCCCGCGCGAAGGGCTCTGA
- a CDS encoding MTH938/NDUFAF3 family protein — MEVKRASAEGPVISGFSGRGFRVDEGVYEGLLITPERADGWSPPPIAELAEADLAPLLALDPRAEFLLLGTGATLVRPPRALVEALGARGIGVEAMDSRAAARAWGVLRAELRWIAGALYPLD, encoded by the coding sequence ATGGAAGTGAAGCGCGCCAGTGCAGAGGGGCCGGTGATCTCCGGCTTCTCCGGACGCGGGTTCCGCGTCGACGAGGGCGTGTACGAGGGGCTGCTGATCACCCCCGAGCGCGCCGATGGCTGGTCGCCGCCGCCGATCGCCGAGCTGGCCGAGGCTGACTTGGCGCCCCTGCTGGCGCTCGATCCGCGCGCCGAATTCCTGCTGCTCGGCACCGGCGCGACGCTGGTGCGCCCGCCGCGCGCGCTGGTCGAGGCGCTGGGCGCCAGGGGCATCGGCGTGGAGGCGATGGACAGCCGCGCCGCCGCCCGCGCCTGGGGCGTGTTGCGCGCCGAGCTGCGCTGGATCGCCGGCGCGCTCTACCCGCTGGACTGA
- a CDS encoding cupin domain-containing protein, with product MDEAKAIIAQLGLTPHPEGGWYRETWRAAPGVDGRARGTAIHFLLEQGQRSRWHRVDADELWLWHAGSPLELHIADAEDADPATIRLGGDVTQGYAPQCLVPANRWQATDAPHGWALVSCIVVPGFEFAGFELAPQNWSPSKNIT from the coding sequence ATGGACGAAGCGAAGGCGATCATCGCGCAGCTGGGCCTCACCCCGCATCCCGAAGGCGGCTGGTACCGCGAGACCTGGCGGGCCGCGCCGGGCGTGGACGGGCGCGCCCGGGGCACGGCGATCCATTTCCTGCTCGAGCAGGGCCAGCGCTCGCGCTGGCACCGGGTCGATGCCGACGAACTCTGGCTGTGGCACGCCGGCAGCCCGCTCGAGCTCCACATCGCCGATGCCGAAGATGCGGATCCCGCAACTATCCGGCTTGGCGGCGACGTGACCCAAGGCTATGCGCCCCAGTGCCTGGTCCCGGCGAATCGCTGGCAGGCGACCGACGCGCCGCACGGATGGGCGCTGGTGAGCTGCATCGTCGTTCCGGGCTTCGAGTTTGCCGGGTTCGAATTGGCGCCTCAAAACTGGTCTCCAAGCAAGAATATTACCTAG
- the uvrA gene encoding excinuclease ABC subunit UvrA, whose product MLTHISVRGAREHNLKGVDVDIPRDTLTVITGLSGSGKSSLAFDTIYAEGQRRYVESLSAYARQFLELMQKPDVDHIEGLSPAISIEQKTTSRNPRSTVATVTEIYDYMRLLWARVGVPYSPVTGLPISAQTVSQMVDRVLALPEGTRLLLLAPVVRGRKGEYRKELAEWQRAGFQRVRIDGETYLIEEAPALDKKYKHDIEVVVDRLVVSDSIGTRLAESFETALKLAEGLAYVDLVDTTVAELAGNRVAEARSEFNVTGGAMKGTGIPDNRIVFSEKFACPVSGFTIPEIEPRLFSFNAPQGACPACDGLGEKLVFDEDLVVPNHDLTIKKGAIVPWAKSNPPSPYYMQVLGSLAREFGFSLDTPWRDLPGEVQLVILHGTGGKPVTLTFVDGRKSYDVKKPFEGVIGNLNRRMLQTESAWMREELSKYQAAHPCEVCHGARLKPEALAVKIAGEDISHATRLSVVDALAWFEKLPATLTDQQREIARAILKEIDERLGFLNNVGLDYLNLNRTSGTLSGGESQRIRLASQIGSGLSGVLYVLDEPSIGLHQRDNDMLLATLRRLRDLGNTVIVVEHDEDAIRSADYILDMGPGAGVHGGDVVARGTLDEILNTTGSVTADYLNGTREVPLPAKRRKGTGKKLTVENATANNLRGVTASIPLGTFTCITGVSGSGKSSFTIDTLYAAAARQLNGARVLAGKHDKITGLQYLDKVIDIDQSPIGRTPRSNPATYTGAFTSIRDWFAGLPEAQARGYKPGRFSFNVKGGRCEACQGDGVLKIEMHFLPDVYVTCDVCHGARYNRETLEVKFKGKSIADVLDMTVEDAVEFFKAVPPIRDKMAMLAEVGLGYVKVGQQATTLSGGEAQRVKLAKELARRATGNTLYILDEPTTGLHFEDVRKLLEVLHALVEQGNTVVVIEHNLDVIKTADWILDLGPEGGVKGGEIVAQGTPEQVVKEPRSFTGKYLAPLLGKGKVRETVAAE is encoded by the coding sequence ATGCTTACTCACATCTCCGTCCGTGGCGCCCGCGAGCACAATCTGAAGGGAGTCGATGTCGACATCCCGCGCGACACGCTGACGGTGATCACCGGCCTGTCGGGCAGCGGCAAATCCTCGCTCGCCTTCGACACCATCTATGCCGAGGGCCAGCGCCGCTATGTCGAGTCGCTCTCGGCCTATGCCCGCCAGTTCCTCGAGCTGATGCAGAAGCCCGATGTCGATCATATCGAGGGCCTGTCGCCCGCCATCTCGATCGAGCAGAAGACGACCTCGCGCAATCCGCGCTCGACGGTCGCCACCGTCACCGAGATCTATGATTACATGCGCCTGCTCTGGGCGCGCGTCGGCGTGCCTTACTCGCCCGTCACCGGCCTGCCGATCAGCGCGCAGACCGTCAGCCAGATGGTCGACCGCGTCCTCGCGCTGCCCGAGGGCACCCGCCTGCTCCTCCTCGCCCCCGTCGTCCGCGGCCGCAAGGGCGAGTACAGGAAGGAGCTCGCCGAGTGGCAGCGCGCCGGCTTCCAGCGCGTCCGCATCGACGGCGAGACCTATCTGATCGAGGAAGCCCCGGCGCTCGACAAGAAGTACAAGCACGACATCGAAGTGGTGGTCGATCGCCTCGTCGTGTCGGACAGCATCGGCACCCGCCTGGCGGAAAGCTTCGAGACCGCGCTCAAGCTCGCCGAGGGGCTGGCCTATGTCGACCTGGTCGACACCACGGTCGCCGAGCTCGCCGGCAACCGCGTCGCCGAGGCGCGCAGCGAGTTCAACGTCACCGGCGGCGCGATGAAGGGCACCGGCATTCCGGACAACCGCATCGTCTTCTCCGAGAAGTTCGCCTGCCCGGTCTCCGGCTTCACCATCCCCGAGATCGAGCCCCGCCTGTTCTCGTTCAACGCGCCCCAGGGCGCCTGCCCGGCCTGTGACGGCCTGGGCGAGAAGCTGGTGTTCGACGAGGACCTGGTCGTCCCCAACCACGACCTGACGATCAAGAAGGGCGCGATCGTGCCCTGGGCCAAGTCCAACCCGCCCTCGCCCTATTACATGCAGGTGCTCGGCTCGCTCGCCCGCGAGTTCGGCTTCAGCCTCGACACGCCGTGGCGCGACCTGCCCGGTGAGGTCCAGCTGGTCATCCTCCACGGCACCGGCGGCAAGCCGGTCACCCTCACCTTTGTCGACGGCCGCAAGTCGTACGACGTGAAGAAGCCGTTCGAGGGCGTGATCGGCAACCTCAACCGCCGCATGCTGCAGACCGAGTCCGCCTGGATGCGCGAGGAGCTGAGCAAGTATCAGGCCGCACATCCCTGCGAGGTCTGCCACGGCGCCCGCCTCAAGCCCGAGGCGCTAGCCGTCAAGATCGCCGGCGAGGACATCAGCCACGCCACCCGCCTCTCGGTGGTCGATGCGCTCGCCTGGTTCGAGAAGCTCCCCGCCACGCTCACCGACCAGCAGCGGGAGATCGCCCGCGCGATCCTCAAGGAGATCGACGAGCGGCTCGGCTTCCTCAACAATGTCGGCCTCGACTATCTCAACCTCAACCGCACCTCGGGCACGCTCTCGGGCGGCGAGAGCCAGCGCATCCGCCTCGCCAGCCAGATAGGATCAGGACTCTCAGGTGTCCTCTACGTGCTCGACGAGCCGAGCATCGGCCTCCACCAGCGCGACAACGACATGCTGCTCGCCACGCTCCGCCGCCTGCGCGATCTCGGCAACACCGTCATCGTCGTCGAGCATGACGAGGATGCGATCCGCAGCGCCGACTATATCCTCGACATGGGCCCCGGCGCCGGCGTCCATGGCGGCGACGTCGTCGCGCGCGGCACGCTCGACGAGATCCTCAACACCACCGGCAGCGTCACCGCCGATTATCTCAACGGCACCCGTGAGGTCCCGCTGCCGGCCAAGCGCCGCAAGGGCACCGGCAAGAAGCTGACGGTCGAGAACGCCACCGCCAACAACCTGCGCGGCGTCACCGCGTCGATCCCGCTCGGCACCTTCACCTGCATCACCGGCGTCTCGGGCTCGGGCAAGTCGAGCTTCACGATCGACACGCTCTACGCCGCCGCCGCGCGCCAGCTCAACGGCGCCCGCGTCCTCGCCGGCAAGCACGACAAGATCACCGGCCTGCAATATCTCGACAAGGTGATCGACATCGACCAGTCGCCGATCGGCCGCACCCCGCGCTCGAACCCGGCCACGTATACCGGCGCCTTCACCTCCATCCGCGACTGGTTCGCCGGCCTGCCCGAGGCGCAGGCGCGCGGCTACAAGCCCGGCCGCTTCAGCTTCAACGTCAAGGGCGGCCGCTGCGAGGCCTGCCAGGGCGACGGCGTGCTCAAGATCGAGATGCACTTCCTCCCCGACGTCTATGTCACCTGCGACGTCTGCCACGGCGCGCGCTACAATCGCGAAACCCTCGAAGTGAAGTTCAAGGGCAAGAGCATCGCCGACGTGCTCGACATGACCGTCGAGGACGCGGTCGAGTTCTTCAAGGCCGTCCCGCCGATCCGCGACAAGATGGCGATGCTGGCCGAAGTCGGCCTGGGCTACGTCAAGGTCGGCCAGCAGGCGACCACCCTCAGCGGCGGCGAGGCCCAGCGCGTCAAGCTCGCCAAGGAACTCGCCCGCCGCGCCACCGGCAACACGCTCTACATCCTCGACGAGCCCACCACCGGCCTGCATTTCGAGGACGTCCGCAAGCTGCTCGAAGTGCTCCACGCGCTGGTCGAGCAGGGCAACACCGTGGTGGTGATCGAGCACAATCTCGACGTCATCAAGACCGCGGACTGGATCCTGGACCTGGGCCCCGAAGGCGGCGTCAAGGGCGGCGAGATCGTCGCCCAGGGCACGCCGGAGCAGGTGGTGAAGGAGCCGCGGAGCTTCACGGGGAAGTATCTGGCGCCGTTGCTGGGGAAGGGGAAGGTTCGGGAGACGGTGGCGGCGGAGTGA